Proteins encoded in a region of the Ornithodoros turicata isolate Travis chromosome 3, ASM3712646v1, whole genome shotgun sequence genome:
- the LOC135387939 gene encoding protein Wnt-5b-like isoform X2, whose protein sequence is MAEARGRPGLLGYVLLLGVIIPQSVTAIGTWMYMGMQSVDVLQNPQMYVLGTQLLCGRLKGLSRGQTKLCYLYEDHMAHVGNGANMGIQECQHQFKHRRWNCSTVADSSVFGPVLNIPSRETAFAHAVAAAGVVHAVSRACRDGQLSSCGCSTEVRPDSLRRDWIWGGCGDNVAYGYRFAEGFVDVREREITPGRASFQQGRKLMNLHNNEAGRRAVIKKMRVTCKCHGVSGSCSLVTCWKQLAPFREVGDHIKDKYDGATEVKINRRGKLQVRQRGFRVPTAEDLVYMQESPDYCINNETIGSFGTSGRRCNKTSSGTDGCGLMCCGRGYNSHKLKIKERCKCKFHWCCYVECKTCVSVADVQTCK, encoded by the exons GTACATGGGCATGCAGAGCGTGGATGTGCTACAAAACCCCCAAATGTACGTCCTGGGGACGCAGCTTCTATGCGGTCGCCTGAAGGGACTTTCTCGTGGGCAAACAAAGCTTTGTTACCTCTACGAGGACCACATGGCTCACGTCGGGAACGGGGCCAATATGGGTATCCAGGAATGCCAGCACCAGTTCAAGCATCGCCGGTGGAACTGCTCCACGGTAGCTGATTCCAGCGTCTTTGGACCCGTCCTAAACATAC ccagcAGAGAAACCGCCTTCGCTCATGCCGTTGCTGCTGCCGGCGTGGTGCACGCCGTGTCCAGGGCCTGCAGAGATGGGCAGCTCAGCAGCTGTGGATGTTCCACCGAGGTCCGACCGGACTCCCTTCGGCGAGACTGGATCTGGGGTGGCTGCGGGGACAACGTCGCTTACGGCTACCGTTTCGCCGAGGGATTCGTTGACGTCCGGGAGAGGGAAATAACGCCCGGTAGAGCATCTTTTCAGCAAGGAAGGAAGCTGATGAATTTGCACAACAACGAAGCTGGACGCAGG GCGGTGATCAAGAAGATGCGTGTGACGTGCAAATGCCACGGTGTGTCGGGCTCGTGCTCCCTTGTGACCTGCTGGAAACAGTTGGCTCCCTTCCGAGAAGTTGGAGACCACATCAAGGACAAATACGACGGAGCCACAGAAGTCAAGATCAACAGACGTGGAAAGCTCCAG GTGCGACAACGTGGCTTCAGGGTACCCACAGCGGAGGACCTGGTCTACATGCAGGAATCGCCCGACTACTGCATCAACAACGAGACCATAGGATCCTTTGGGACCTCGGGCAGACGCTGCAACAAGACGTCCTCCGGAACGGACGGCTGTGGCCTCATGTGCTGCGGCAGAGGCTACAACAGCCACAAGCTGAAGATCAAGGAACGCTGCAAGTGCAAGTTCCACTGGTGTTGCTACGTCGAGTGCAAGACGTGCGTTAGTGTGGCGGACGTGCAGACGTGCAAATAG